In Woeseia oceani, one DNA window encodes the following:
- a CDS encoding response regulator yields the protein MIRILIADDHALIREGLVKVFDSEPDMTVVAAASDAPTAIEYAMTHATDIVILDVNMPGTSGIEALQKLRNTRPGLPVLMLSMLPERNYAMRLLDEGASGFVSKESAADEIVDAVRQVMAGNKYLSPALAAEITGNHKIPAEPHSQLSRREFQVLRLIASGSGTRNIAEQLDLSINTVATYRRRILAKLDLKSDVEVTRFAIEHHLLD from the coding sequence ATGATCAGAATACTGATCGCCGACGACCATGCACTGATACGCGAAGGTCTCGTCAAAGTGTTTGACTCGGAACCCGATATGACTGTTGTTGCAGCGGCCAGCGATGCACCGACCGCCATTGAATACGCAATGACACACGCCACAGACATTGTGATACTGGACGTGAATATGCCTGGCACAAGCGGCATCGAAGCACTGCAGAAATTGCGAAATACCCGGCCGGGCCTGCCGGTCCTGATGCTGAGTATGTTGCCGGAGCGCAATTACGCCATGCGCTTGCTGGACGAGGGAGCCTCTGGCTTCGTCTCCAAAGAGAGCGCCGCTGACGAGATTGTCGATGCAGTCCGGCAAGTCATGGCGGGCAACAAATACCTAAGCCCGGCGCTTGCGGCGGAGATAACTGGCAACCACAAGATTCCCGCAGAACCGCACTCGCAGCTATCCCGTCGCGAGTTTCAGGTGCTGCGACTTATCGCATCGGGCAGCGGAACACGCAACATTGCCGAGCAGCTGGATCTCAGTATCAATACCGTCGCCACCTACCGGCGACGCATACTGGCAAAACTGGACCTGAAATCCGATGTGGAGGTAACGCGCTTCGCGATCGAGCATCACCTGCTCGATTAG
- a CDS encoding efflux transporter outer membrane subunit: MIKFIALLPLFVLSGCAVGPDYQQPVSQLPDDWQQPVADTGYLDTWWGQFGDAELTAYIEESLAHNNDLKVAIANADIAAAALRQSRSALYPGVNLALDATRNKNSGNASFPLPTSPDTEFRGGLEVVNYEFDIWGRIRRANEAAMADLAADTAVMHGVRSSLAASVAQVYFQALALDRQLALLTRLHETRTDNEQLQKLRLDSGLISPYDYEQARSETAAVAAQLPVLRESRRQALTALAVLRGVTPEAMFAGWVSPQDLSAFALPEAPPVPMDLPSDMLARRPDVIAAEQRLIAANARIGVAKAGYFPRLSVGGFFGGLSTSFDTLDAEGSRSWNAAVATSMPLTRLREIGAQVDSATAATEAAAASYAGTVQLAFQETLNALGLVASTAEVRAAQQDRVAALENAYRISTARYDVGRIGYLELLDVERQLRQVEQEQVEAQLAQLQATVDLYRALGGGW, from the coding sequence ATGATTAAGTTCATCGCTCTGCTGCCATTGTTTGTGCTGAGTGGGTGTGCGGTAGGTCCGGATTACCAGCAACCTGTCAGCCAACTACCCGACGACTGGCAACAACCGGTTGCTGATACCGGCTACCTCGATACCTGGTGGGGGCAGTTCGGCGATGCAGAGCTTACGGCCTATATCGAAGAAAGCCTGGCGCACAATAACGACCTGAAAGTGGCGATTGCGAACGCGGATATCGCCGCGGCCGCCTTGCGGCAGAGCCGTTCGGCTCTTTACCCCGGCGTGAACCTTGCCCTGGATGCGACGCGCAACAAGAACAGTGGCAATGCATCATTCCCGCTGCCGACCTCGCCCGATACAGAGTTCCGTGGTGGCCTCGAAGTGGTCAACTATGAATTCGATATCTGGGGCAGGATTCGACGCGCGAATGAAGCTGCGATGGCTGATCTTGCGGCGGATACAGCGGTCATGCACGGCGTACGCTCGTCACTGGCAGCCAGTGTTGCGCAAGTCTATTTCCAGGCGCTGGCACTGGACCGGCAACTGGCGTTGCTGACCCGGTTGCACGAGACGCGTACGGACAACGAACAATTGCAGAAGCTGCGTTTGGACAGCGGCCTGATTTCGCCGTATGACTATGAGCAGGCGCGCAGCGAGACCGCCGCTGTCGCGGCACAGTTACCCGTCTTGCGCGAAAGCCGGCGTCAGGCACTGACTGCCCTGGCGGTGCTGCGCGGGGTGACGCCGGAGGCTATGTTTGCCGGCTGGGTATCACCGCAGGACCTTTCCGCTTTCGCTCTGCCCGAGGCACCGCCTGTACCGATGGACTTGCCGTCGGACATGCTGGCGCGACGTCCCGATGTCATTGCCGCCGAGCAGCGTTTGATTGCTGCCAATGCTCGCATCGGCGTCGCCAAGGCCGGCTATTTTCCGCGGTTGTCAGTCGGTGGCTTTTTTGGCGGCTTGTCGACCAGCTTCGATACGCTGGATGCCGAGGGTTCGCGCAGTTGGAATGCGGCCGTTGCGACCTCCATGCCACTGACCCGCTTGCGCGAGATCGGGGCACAGGTCGACAGTGCCACAGCCGCAACCGAGGCTGCGGCGGCCAGCTATGCCGGTACGGTACAGCTCGCTTTCCAGGAGACTCTGAACGCACTGGGCCTGGTCGCATCGACTGCCGAGGTGCGCGCGGCGCAGCAGGACAGGGTAGCGGCATTGGAAAATGCCTACAGAATATCGACTGCCCGCTACGATGTCGGGCGCATCGGTTATCTCGAGTTGCTGGATGTCGAACGGCAATTACGCCAGGTTGAACAGGAACAGGTCGAAGCACAGCTCGCCCAGTTGCAGGCAACGGTGGATCTGTATCGCGCCTTGGGCGGCGGTTGGTAG
- a CDS encoding efflux RND transporter permease subunit translates to MMSRFFIDRPIFATVISAFIVIAGLASIRQLPVAQYPEIAPPVVMVRAVYPGASAEVIEKTVAAPLENQINGVERMLYMNSTSTSNGVVEIYVTFDIGADADKAELDVNNRVKQAEARLPEEVRRQGVTVQKSSSSFLQVIAFRSTDGALDDLYISNYVTMNVLDRLKRTPGTTGVQIFGAKDYAMRIWLKPDRLTRLNLTPDDVAGAVREQNAQFAPGKVGQPPSPTGQDLVYTITSKGRLSDVAEFENIVLRTEADGSILRLKDVADVTLGSRDYEFIGRVNGQSATLVGIFLQPGTNALAVADEVSEVVAELSKDFPQGLEASVVYNTTRFVEVSIREVAKTLVEAMILVFLVVYLFLQNWRATLIPSVAVPVSLIGTFAGLQMLGFSINTLTLFGMVLAIGIVVDDAIVVLENVERIMHEQKKSAYDAAIQAMQEVTGPVIAIVLVLIAVFVPIAFLGGLAGELYRQFAIAISFSVAISGIVALTLTPALCVALLQGTQPQPGRFFRWFNRQFARLTRRYTAGVAWMMKRAAVGLLLFGGMVLITAGLWKATPGSLVPDEDQGFYIAAVMLPDGATLERTDAVVQEVIDQVLSNPANKTAVAFTGFDMLGGGFRNSAATIFVTQVDWDERETTAAELVNELYMKTGHIRDGLVLAFNPPPIFGLGAAGGFELYIQNRGDSDPAGLSAVTQQFVQQANMDPLLMNVATLWRANAPQIDVAIDREKAKVLGVPIDSLFNTLSGTMGTYYVNDFNKYGRTWQVLMSAHPDYRQRPGDIGNVYVRSASGQQIPLSSLATINYSSGPDTQDRFNNLPAAKVFGSGMPGVSSGQAIERVEQILGEILPAGYTFEWYGASYQEKQSSGAGSIALLLAAVMVFLILAAQYERWTLPFSVLMALPFGTFGALVAVWLRGMTNDVYFQIGLVTLLGLAAKNAILIVEFAMLKKQEGLSGYDAALEAARLRFRPILMTSMAFILGVVPLAFSSGAGAAARKSVGTGVMGGMLAATFLAIFFVPLFFRLISKQRKPKVAPELPAKLGVAHD, encoded by the coding sequence ATGATGTCTCGCTTCTTTATCGATCGCCCCATCTTCGCGACGGTGATCTCGGCTTTTATCGTTATCGCCGGTCTGGCCTCGATACGCCAATTGCCCGTTGCGCAGTACCCGGAAATTGCCCCTCCCGTGGTCATGGTGCGCGCGGTCTATCCGGGCGCTTCTGCCGAAGTCATTGAGAAAACCGTCGCCGCGCCGCTGGAAAATCAGATCAATGGCGTCGAGCGCATGCTCTACATGAACTCAACCTCCACCTCGAACGGTGTGGTTGAGATTTACGTGACCTTCGACATTGGCGCCGACGCCGACAAAGCCGAGCTTGATGTCAATAACCGCGTGAAGCAGGCCGAAGCCCGCTTGCCGGAGGAGGTTCGTCGCCAGGGTGTAACCGTCCAAAAGAGTTCTTCGTCGTTTTTGCAGGTGATCGCCTTCCGTTCTACTGACGGCGCGTTGGACGATTTATACATCAGCAATTACGTCACGATGAATGTCCTCGACCGCCTGAAACGCACGCCGGGCACGACCGGGGTCCAAATATTCGGTGCCAAAGACTACGCCATGCGTATCTGGCTGAAGCCGGATCGCCTGACTCGCCTGAACCTTACACCCGATGATGTTGCCGGCGCGGTGCGAGAACAGAACGCACAGTTCGCACCCGGCAAAGTCGGTCAACCGCCTTCACCCACCGGTCAGGACCTGGTCTACACGATCACCAGCAAAGGGCGTTTGAGCGACGTAGCGGAGTTCGAAAATATCGTCCTGCGCACCGAAGCGGACGGCTCCATCCTGCGCCTGAAAGACGTTGCCGACGTTACCCTGGGATCACGCGATTACGAATTCATCGGCAGGGTCAACGGCCAGTCGGCCACGCTGGTCGGTATATTCCTGCAGCCCGGGACCAACGCATTGGCGGTTGCCGATGAGGTATCCGAGGTGGTTGCCGAACTCTCAAAGGATTTTCCGCAGGGCTTGGAAGCCAGTGTTGTGTACAACACCACCCGGTTCGTCGAGGTATCCATCCGGGAAGTTGCGAAGACGCTCGTTGAGGCGATGATCCTGGTATTTCTGGTGGTCTACCTGTTCCTGCAGAACTGGCGAGCTACCCTGATTCCGTCGGTCGCCGTTCCGGTTTCCCTGATCGGTACATTTGCCGGCTTGCAAATGCTGGGCTTCTCAATCAATACACTGACCTTGTTCGGCATGGTGCTGGCCATTGGCATTGTGGTCGACGATGCCATCGTCGTTCTGGAGAATGTCGAACGCATCATGCACGAGCAAAAGAAATCCGCCTACGACGCCGCTATCCAGGCCATGCAGGAGGTGACCGGTCCGGTTATAGCCATTGTCCTGGTCCTGATTGCCGTGTTCGTCCCCATTGCGTTTCTGGGTGGGCTTGCAGGCGAGTTGTACCGCCAATTTGCTATCGCAATTTCATTCTCGGTGGCCATTTCCGGAATTGTCGCACTGACCCTGACGCCGGCGCTGTGTGTCGCTTTGTTGCAAGGCACACAGCCGCAGCCTGGACGATTTTTCCGCTGGTTCAATCGCCAGTTCGCCCGTCTGACCCGACGTTACACAGCCGGTGTGGCGTGGATGATGAAAAGAGCCGCAGTCGGGCTGTTGTTGTTCGGCGGCATGGTATTGATTACCGCAGGACTCTGGAAGGCAACTCCGGGTTCCCTGGTGCCGGACGAAGATCAGGGCTTTTACATCGCGGCCGTCATGTTGCCGGATGGTGCCACGCTGGAACGCACTGACGCGGTTGTCCAGGAAGTCATCGATCAGGTGCTGTCCAACCCTGCGAACAAAACCGCCGTGGCCTTTACCGGCTTCGACATGCTGGGCGGTGGTTTCCGCAACAGTGCGGCCACCATATTCGTCACGCAGGTCGATTGGGACGAACGCGAAACCACGGCGGCCGAACTGGTCAATGAGCTGTACATGAAGACCGGCCATATCCGGGATGGACTGGTGCTGGCCTTTAATCCACCACCCATATTCGGCCTCGGCGCTGCGGGCGGCTTCGAGCTGTATATCCAGAATCGTGGCGACAGTGATCCCGCCGGTTTAAGTGCCGTCACGCAGCAATTCGTGCAACAAGCCAACATGGACCCCTTGTTGATGAACGTCGCAACCTTGTGGCGGGCCAACGCACCGCAGATCGACGTAGCGATAGACCGCGAGAAAGCGAAGGTGCTGGGAGTACCGATCGATTCATTGTTCAACACCTTGTCCGGCACAATGGGGACGTACTACGTCAATGACTTCAACAAGTACGGTCGTACCTGGCAGGTGTTGATGTCAGCCCATCCCGATTATCGGCAGCGCCCGGGTGATATTGGCAATGTGTATGTGCGCTCGGCCAGCGGTCAGCAGATTCCCTTGTCGTCGCTCGCGACCATCAACTATTCGTCAGGACCGGACACCCAGGATCGATTCAACAATCTGCCCGCGGCAAAAGTGTTCGGTAGCGGTATGCCGGGCGTCAGTTCCGGGCAGGCAATTGAACGGGTAGAGCAGATACTCGGGGAGATCCTTCCGGCCGGCTACACCTTTGAGTGGTACGGCGCGTCGTATCAGGAAAAGCAATCGAGCGGTGCCGGCAGCATTGCGCTGCTGCTGGCGGCCGTCATGGTCTTCCTGATTCTTGCGGCACAGTATGAGCGCTGGACCTTGCCTTTCTCTGTGCTGATGGCGCTGCCGTTCGGTACGTTCGGCGCGTTGGTCGCCGTGTGGTTACGCGGCATGACTAACGATGTCTATTTTCAAATAGGTCTCGTTACCCTGTTGGGTCTGGCCGCGAAGAACGCAATCCTGATCGTTGAATTTGCCATGTTGAAGAAGCAGGAAGGCTTGTCCGGTTATGACGCCGCTCTGGAAGCGGCCCGGTTGCGGTTTCGACCCATACTGATGACCTCAATGGCCTTTATACTGGGTGTTGTCCCGCTGGCGTTTTCCAGTGGCGCGGGTGCCGCCGCGCGCAAATCAGTGGGTACCGGTGTCATGGGCGGCATGTTGGCGGCGACGTTCCTGGCGATCTTTTTTGTGCCGTTGTTCTTCCGCCTGATCAGCAAGCAGCGCAAGCCAAAGGTCGCGCCGGAACTGCCGGCGAAGCTGGGGGTGGCTCATGATTAA